The following are from one region of the Nicotiana tomentosiformis chromosome 7, ASM39032v3, whole genome shotgun sequence genome:
- the LOC138896043 gene encoding uncharacterized protein, which translates to MVQLVIAAHVGDRLAMSSEALLRLDKFTKLFPIHFSGASSEDPHDYLDRCHEVLHNMGIVETNGVDSVVFQMTGSAKKWWRDYMLTRLAGSPALTWDLISQLFLKKFIPFPLREDYRKHFERLQQGSMTVTQYETRFVDLARHTIIFLPIERERVKRFIDGLTFTIRL; encoded by the coding sequence ATGGTTCAGCTGGTTATTGCGGCACATGTCGGTGATAGGCttgctatgtcttctgaggccttattgaggttggataagtttaccaagctcttccctatTCATTTCAGCGGTGCATCTTCTGAAGACCCACATGATTACCTGGAtcgttgccacgaggtgttgcacaatatgggtatagttgagaccaatggggtcgactctGTAGtctttcagatgactggttccgccaagaaatggtggagagattatatgttgactagactaGCTGGTTCACCCGCACTTACCTGGGATTTGATTTCACAGCTCTTTCTAAAGAAGTTCATTCCTTTCcctctgagagaggattaccgcaagcattttgagcgtcttcagcagggtagcatgaccgtgacccagtatgagactcgatttgtggacctagctcgccacACCATTATCTTTCTTCCtattgagagggagagagtgaagagatttattgatgggctcactttcactatcaggctatag